A single region of the Nicotiana sylvestris chromosome 6, ASM39365v2, whole genome shotgun sequence genome encodes:
- the LOC104228986 gene encoding uncharacterized protein At5g39865 codes for MLLTRTKSKIWVHNPSSPNFSCPSFKDIQTLCSDDSISSNNSPTPTKKPNIFHRVRRVNAILRALSTRPVPELTPKETHKSEPLIQIPGAEKKIVIYFTSLRVIRSTFDDCKAVRTILRSFRVSIDERDVSMDAGFMEELRTILGVREKTKLPLPRVFIGGRYIGGADEIRELHEAGELKKYVEGLTPAAGFGACQVCDGHRFILCDECSGSHKCYSEKGGFRTCSACNENGLIRCPSCYYAPF; via the coding sequence ATGTTGCTAACTCGAACCAAATCAAAGATTTGGGTTCACAATCCCTCTTCCCCAAATTTCTCCTGCCCTTCTTTCAAAGATATTCAAACCCTTTGCTCCGACGATTCAATTTCCAGCAACAACTCACCCACTCCGACCAAAAAGCCCAATATTTTCCACCGCGTCCGGCGCGTTAACGCCATCCTCCGTGCTCTCTCAACCCGACCCGTACCCGAATTGACTCCTAAGGAGACCCATAAATCAGAGCCGTTGATTCAAATCCCTGGAGCTGAGAAAAAGATTGTGATTTACTTCACGAGCCTGAGAGTTATCCGTTCTACATTCGACGATTGTAAAGCCGTGAGAACAATCTTACGCAGCTTCCGGGTTTCGATCGACGAACGAGATGTATCGATGGACGCCGGGTTCATGGAGGAGCTGAGGACAATATTGGGGGTACGTGAAAAGACGAAACTGCCCCTGCCGAGGGTTTTCATCGGCGGGAGGTACATTGGCGGAGCGGACGAGATTCGGGAGCTGCATGAAGCCGGCGAGCTGAAGAAGTACGTCGAAGGGCTGACTCCGGCGGCGGGCTTCGGCGCGTGCCAAGTGTGTGACGGCCATAGATTTATCCTCTGCGACGAGTGCAGTGGGTCCCACAAATGTTACAGTGAGAAAGGTGGATTCAGGACTTGCTCGGCTTGTAATGAGAATGGTTTGATCAGGTGCCCTTCTTGTTACTATGCGCCATTTTGA